A single window of Bacteroidota bacterium DNA harbors:
- the rpiB gene encoding ribose 5-phosphate isomerase B: protein MIIPIGCDHAAFEMKVALIEWLEGLGYKLIDFGTNSADSVDYPDFIHPVAKYIEENKARLGIILCGSGNGAAMTANKHKSIRAALCWNIELAEMARLHNDANILSIPARYISLETAKEIVKTYLNTDFEGGRHQRRLDKMIDF, encoded by the coding sequence ATGATAATTCCAATTGGTTGCGATCATGCAGCTTTTGAAATGAAAGTTGCCTTGATTGAGTGGCTTGAAGGCTTGGGATACAAACTAATTGATTTTGGCACAAATTCAGCTGATTCAGTCGATTATCCCGACTTCATACATCCAGTAGCCAAATACATTGAAGAAAATAAAGCAAGATTGGGGATTATTTTATGTGGTTCTGGAAATGGTGCAGCTATGACTGCCAATAAACACAAAAGCATTCGTGCAGCTCTCTGTTGGAATATAGAATTAGCTGAAATGGCCAGATTGCACAACGATGCCAATATTTTATCAATACCTGCACGCTATATTTCATTAGAAACGGCCAAGGAAATTGTTAAAACATACCTCAATACCGATTTTGAAGGGGGCAGACATCAAAGAAGACTAGATAAAATGATTGATTTTTAA